Part of the Capsicum annuum cultivar UCD-10X-F1 chromosome 12, UCD10Xv1.1, whole genome shotgun sequence genome is shown below.
TTTTATGTGTCGTATTCCTTGTCATGCTATGCCATCCATCTTGCTTCTTATTTAATTAAGCTTTGgtctacttttctctattttgagccgggggtctatcagaaagtCTCTCTACTTTtctggaggtagcggtatggattgcgtacaccctacccccccagaccccatttggtgggaatacactgggtttgttgttgttgttgttgttgtttgtaaatgaattcttttgatttttaaaaagttCAAACGTTCCATTTTGTTCATGTACCTTCATGCTTTGGTAAAAGAACAATCTATATCCATCTTCACTAGGATACGCGTATAATTAATGTGCTTCACATTTTTAGTGCAATCATCGACATACAAAGTAATACGCAATGCACTCCATATCCTACCCAAATAGTCGATTCCTCAGTAGTGGAGAGGTAAATTTGGCAATTAAACTCCTAGAGGAACTATTTTCAAGACATCCTTAAATTAAATACTGCATTCCATATTTTAGTGGTCGTTGACCTTCTATTCAGCATCTATAGGATCGAATAGACATGAGAAAGGACCTAAAGCCAAAATTCACAAAGAGGCCCTACAAAAATTGAAATGTGTTCTTTAAAACCTTTTTAGGAGTGAAGTCATATTTTCTAATTggcatattaaaattaataaattctaataataaataaaacatgaatatgtactTGTGAAGTAAACAGAATATCAACtatgataaaattttaattaaaaatatattatataaaattagaaTGATAAAATTTGGCCAACAAATTTGGTAAGTTAATATAATGCCATCAAAATAGTATTGCATTACTTCAATATAATGATTGGCTATTGCAATGCTTACAATTTTGAAGAAGATGCCAAAAggaaactttgaattttttagtCAGGAGACaacatttatttttcaaaatacagAAGGTTTGGTTAGGCTTTAAACATTATTACTATCTAATAAAAGGCAAAAAGCAAGAGACGCAAGCAGCAACTCTCCGTTTGTTTCTCCTATCTGCTTCATCAGCTGCTTGATTCGTGCTTTAACTATatcatctttaattaattattataagtcatttatgttttaaaaaattaataatatttaataaaaaatatctaaaaaataatttgttatatatgtcaaaaaatacagaaaaaatactatgaatcacaataattaacaactttaaaaaaaattaaaagatataaaatattttgttgactctcgaaattatatcaatgtcacttaaattagaatagaagaagcgtattataaattagaataattaaaaacttaaattattttaaaactataattgactatcaacgaCAAGAGTTTGAACAGgaagagtaatatatattatttgtaaattacataaaaaatattataaacaatttaaagtatctaaaaatatattaaaagtatgattgattatttaaattctatttgtatgcataaattgagacaaaaactAACATATACTGAGTCCGTATTAtctaaaaaatagtaatataggCCCGTTGAATTTTGTTTTTCACCTTATTTACTAATTTATACGTTTGTACAGTTTCACTTTGAtcgtgaattaaatttttgaaataaaattgtatatttgaataataaatcacaataattgataacttaaaatatttaaagaatataTGCGAAAACTGctctgaaaaataaatttatttaaatttcaaaattcaaaagatatCACATTAATTGATATGGTTCTTTATAATAGTAATTAAGGATAGATGTTGGGCCCGTTCTTTGCACGGGCTTCTCGTGACTAGTTTAATAATAAGAGAATAAAATGTAAAACTTACATATATTCCAGCAAGTTTATCCCTAGTTATTCCCTATCCCTAGTCTTTGCTAAGTTACAAATAGTCCCTTATTTTGCGATTTtcgaatacataattagcattcggatatataattttgaatttgagatgCATAATTTTGAAGTTAAGAATGTAACAGTTGATTACTCCATTTTTACTCGGATACATAATTAACATTCGAATAAATAATTgtgaagttgagatacataatttagaTTATTGAGATATATTTATTTCTGAAACTATTTGATCGAGATATATAATACATTTAGTTAGACTAAAGggagataaataattaaaattatgtatttgaaaatttatgaatttgtaGATATATCCGATTGTTTAAACAGAAAAGAATTTTAGGTAActaataaagagaataaaaattttatatagtaaAGATGTTGTGGTGTTatgaaatttttagaataaaaaagaatatacGGGCCCATGTTAGTAAATTTGTCCACTACCACCCCCTTTTATCTGAATACTCTCTTAGTCGCCGTTTGGTTTGCGGGATTAGAGTcaataattccaaaataaaataattattttgaaataaaaatgtaACTCACTTGTTTGGTTGTAAATACTTGGGATAACTTATTTCGAGACTAAtaattagtcccgggataagttatccatccaaatggtgggataacaatcccaagactatttttctttggtataaaattatacaaggacaaaaataccctcattttcacttctctctctctctctcacacacacacacatatataaagtatttatgtatgtatatatatatatatatatatatatatatatatatatatattttatatattcataaataatagattatgtttaattaatgtataatatattcataaatatctagtatctatatatatatataataataattaatgtaAACTGGTAAACtgtataataattatgttttgaacttataatatatattatgaacagtataatatattatgaacataaatatatattatgaataacgtataatatattcatacatatataaattagatattcataaattatgtttaattaacgtataatatattcattaattatgaatataatatattacataatatataacgtaattatgtaatatataacgtataatattatgaatatatatatatatatatatatatatatatacacgttaattatgtttaattatatatatatatatatatatatatatattgttaatatatttaattataatatattatgttaaattatgttaattatgtttaattatatattttttaattatatataacataaaatataacgtaatatattctcacacacacataaattatgtttaattaacgtataatttattcataaataaataaattttgaacagtttacagttcaaaatggttgtaaaatatataaattatgtttatttatatattttaatttctctaaaaaataataaaaaattttaagaatgaatatttaaagcttaaaaagaaatatgcatatatatatatatatatatatatatatatatatatatataaagttaaataagatggagggtattttggtaatcaatcaatttattcctagaaattataccatccatgttactttgaatacaacaaaccagacactcaatcaaaaataatcctagcataactaatctcagtataacttattccatcataacttatcccaacataactaattcggatataacttattttcaaaccaaacgaccccttagaggttttttggtgtgaggtattaaaATCTATAGttttgggataaaataatagtctCAGGATAAATTTTTTGATGCTATGTTTGATTGCTAAATTCGGAATAACTTATCCCGAAATTAACAAATAATAccaggataagttatcccacctaAGGGATGGTATAAATAATTTCACCATATTTTAACTTGGGATAAagtcataaaatgacaaaattatcctCCAAATCCTTTAATTAtcacttttcatatatatatatatatatatatatacactatatatataagagagaacgTGGGATTTTGATAGTCCttacattaaatttttttgataattttatgcctattttaaattttagttactctacaaattttcgttcattttggtaaatttgaacaattatacgaacttaactatttatacaatcaaattcaaaattgatctaaggatttattttctttgtattttgtaattattaatcttacttcatttttttatttttcctaacaattttatcatggacaagtaattaaagtattttgtttcctttctaacttagtacatgcttaattattaatcaaaaaattattttttatatatagttaaacatgtttgaaaatttaattcttgtaaaaaatacaattcaactttccaaatattaatgatacccCTCccccctccgtcccaaattatccatcctaaattttctaatttgatttatcattttatttgtcctttttcattaatcaagaagagacaatttttttttcatgttctacCCTTTgctttaattgtttttttttcttcaaattaaaatgtaaacatcatttaataggggcacTATGGTAAATTagctatattattaattatttttcttaatcaatgtatcATTTCAagttgggacgggtaatttgagacggagggagtactaaatAATGTAAGataagagtaattctttttcacattttttgataatgaatcttttttttaaaaaaatgaaatattaatattttacaaaatttaggacaaaataagtaatttaacatgaaatattaagctAAATAAAGCGaagagtatttttgtaaacaaactatcTATTCTTAAAAAAGATCTAATGCCTATCATTTTTAGTAACCCACAAACAAACAatcactaaaataaaaattacacaaatacacaatttatgttttcaatattacaaaaaatcccacctccctaaacatattacaaaaatcccacatatacacaggatgctatgtatatgtcggctatgttatatatattaatagggagagagagtaaagttattaaaaaatgggagagagtgtaattacttttaaaaggttggtatttatgttatttatacaataaataatggaaaaaagGACATGGCatgaccattttaaaaaaataacctatAATTGAAAAGGTAGACATGCTATAGCCAGTCGGCTAAAGTAGTTTCCTTCTTTAGCCATTTGGctcaattgggcacatgcagtctctatactcaattgatacactttttaaaaaaagagaaaggaaattctatgcaagcacatttagtccctatacccaattgatactcttttataccacattaatacacttttatactacattgatacacttgcagtgtccatatactcaattgatactttcttttactagattgatacatttttagaatgcatgtagaaactatatagagtcgtataaaatatgtatttaaataataattattgttaaaaatttatagaatatgtataaaaatgttgtaatgattatatagaatatgtatatgtatagaaattgtatcattgttatatataaatatatatctttaacaattgtattatattaaaagtatatgatattgtattttattgtataaataagtaaaactaaacaaaacaaatagtatgttattttaataatgttataTCACTTAAAAAAGATTGTCATCTAAATGGTTTAGAATAAAACTTATAAATCTACGTAAAAGTTCAGTTAAATTGTCCAACGTCTACTTTGACTTTTGAAAGTGAAATGAATTAAACTTtgcattattaaaaaagaaaagaagccAAAAAAATATGGACCCATTAAAGATGAAATTATGTTGAAGTGGAGCTGCTAGCGTTATCAAGTAGATTTGGTTGAAATGGTTAGTTAGATCATACTATGTTAgaaagaaagagttgaagaaGTGTGCTTGAGATCGCTCGGCCCAGTACACAAAACGGAAAGGGCCAAATTGTGATGCTTAATGGCTATTTATtgggtttttaaatttaggtgctagttttgtgaaattattttagttttatgtgttatttttgttctttcccCAAAAATAAACCAGATAACACTTACCCAGTATAACTATCAAGTAcaactaatcccagcataacttgtTTCCCAACCAAAATTACCCTCGAGTTTAGAGTAAGAGGATCCACTCGCAGATTTCTCCTTCATATTTTGCACCTTATGGCTACAACCCTATGTTATGAGTGATTTTGAGCTCTTTAGCCGACAACATGCCCATTGTTTCATTGAGTTTGGAGCAACTTCATTTGCTTGTGGTTCGCTGGTACCTTCCTTTTCGTTGTTTGAATACCCCACTCCATTAGATCCAGTAGTTGAACCTTGTTCGCATCATTCCGATGTTCTTCACTGTTCCATTTCCCGTCGTTTTCACTCTATCTTAATTCTTGGGATTTTTTATTACTACGACATAAGACATTTAAAATTACATTTATGATATATTCCACAATTAGACAAGCAAAGGTTAAGCTAAAAACCGGAGACTTTTGCTAAGAATACTTCCATAATTGCACATTGAACGAATAAATTTGTGCTAACAACTTGTGATTTTATCTCTCGAAAGGGATCCAAACGATTAGTTCAGTAACTGATATTTGCTCCTCAATTAATTTAATCAGACGAGATAGGAAGAAGTTGTGAAAGAATGAGTGATTAAATTTCAACGAATTAAATACAAAGTTGGAAAAAAATTTGTACATATATTCTACAATTCTCCTAACACCTAAATGAATTAACCCCAATAATTAACTTTTCACCTTTGGTATTTTGAGTACCTTCTTGATAACCAGTTTACTAAATCTATCAAACAAACTTCTTAGGCTTTGCTTCTCTTCTCCTCTCCTCTAGTGCTAAATACTTCAATTAGTGCAACCAAAGattgtttcttcattttgtttCAGTATAATGTCGATTCCCTGCATTTCAAGTTGTCATGTTAATTAAGGTACGAATGGCTCCTTCGAGATTCTTGATTCCGGGCTTCTTAAAAATTCCATCAAATAGCCATTGATCCAAGAAGTAATTCGTTTCGTTGCAAACTTCGTGCAACAATgtttgttatttatgtttcattGAACCCGTTGTCTTGGATTTGGTGTTCATTTTTGGTTCTTCGCTGATTCTAGCTTCATCTTTGAACTACTACCTATTAAGATGAAGCTATTCACTCAATATTTGACTTTGGGAGAGAGAGTGCGGCACCTACTCCTTGGCTCTTGTTTATGGAAGAATGCTTGCTAGCAGTAATACTGGCTTAACTGCAGCAGACCACACTACTTTCATCCGACAATTCCTTGAAATGGTATATCTGAGTCCCTTCTTTTCTCTTTGACACCTTAGAAGCAAAGACATCCAAtgcttctttcatccatggatgCCAACATACTTCCCTGGCTTCACTAAAATTCACCTACAACATTCAgtcaaataaattttcatttcaaatccGAGTGCATACATTTTCGACATCAGCTATATATATTACCTATTCACAACATACCCATAAACGTCGACGGATAGTTTTCTCAGGCCATTCATCTAGTTCTTCTAAGACACGCAGAGGAAACATATGCCCCTCATGAAATGTGCCTTGGCTTTTGCTTTTGAAACTCCAGGTACCTAAATATTCCTGTAAATATAtagatcaatcaaacaaacatatGGAATGAGCAAAAGGCCTCCGTACGAAAATAATAACTTATTTTGACTTGATACAAAGTTTAagcaaataaaaaatacttttgaatattgtatcttaaattaaagttgtgtcaaatatgcaaaaatatactttaatcttgtggttctaaacatgccacgtaaaaaattaaaattaaaatattattaaaaagaaaaaaatcattttattttaaacggattaaaaagtaaaataggtAATTCTTTTTTTGAAACGGACGGAGTACTAATAATTTTGCCTACGTCCCAAGCTAATAAGAAAATACATGAATCCTAAAGAAGGCATGTATACGAACCTGAACAACAACCTCACCAACCACTCCAGCTTCTTCAAAGGTCTCTCTTGAAGCTGCCTCTTCCAGTGATTCATCAATTTCCCAACCACCCTGCATTTTAATTGGTGAATGATACATTTCCCACATATTGAATATTGAATTGTATTGTATTATAGAAAGATATACAGAAACCTTAGGAAACATCATTCTTGAATTCTTCTGCGAGCTGATCAATAAAAATTCCAAATCATCAATAGGGCTGCCCTGAACACATGATGATGGGTCCCTCGTTTTGCATCTATATGGAATGCATCTGCACCAATTAAGTGAGACAAAAATCAAATCAACTTAATAATAGAATCTCCATATTCCACATTTGgcattcttaaaaacatacaattAAAAAGGAAGTCGAATCAAGAGAAACTTTCAACATGaattgttttgaaaaaaataaatacacacccAACAACTTGACGGCAACCACGATTGTATCTCTGCAAATCTCTTCCTGTACGGGAATTCATAGAGAACGATTTCTTGATTTGCATATTcaacaaaactaaataaaaacacaatatctttttcttcttccttcaaATAAAATGTTTCTGAAACAAAAAGGGGATACAAGAGAAGACATCAATATATATAGGATTGGAATTAGGCCGTTAGTTTTGCGCGTACAATTTATGTTTGGCTATTTTCTTCGGTTACATGTTAATCTTTTGAACAATAtttcaagaaattaaataaatgtcAGAGATAGATGGAGCTTTTTTTTTCCTCTCGATATAATTGTGTGGATGATAGGAGAATGCTCTGTTATGTCTGTTTGTCCGATCCTTTAGTAGCAGAGGAGAGAGAGATATCAGAGCTAATGCGGCTATGGTAGTGGACAGGTTATGCGTGGGTCCATCATTTTGGTCccataatatttattaaattattttttataaaaaaatatgttactatatttttttaattaagtgagatcaataaaaataaaaataaaaataaaaataaaattatatctttaaataattattaaataaaaaaataatatttttttatggtaaattgaaaaaatgatgacacataaaatgtcATTAagaagttattattttattttaatttccaTCAAGTTTTTACTCTCTAGGTTTGATTAATGAATTTAAATTTGCATTAAAAAGCAAGTTTAagtctttttattaaaaaataattttatattaagtatttgaattaaaaatttctaCTTAAACATAAAGAGTACTTACCACTctgattatataatattattgaatttACTAATAAGTCATGTTAGTATGTCGTTTTATTTGTACCGAAACAAGTTTTTCTTGAGATTACAACTAGTTTAAGACTTGCAATAAACAGGACCAACTACGTGAAAAATAATTTGGACGCATTTGGGGCTGTTCTTGCAAGGGATATTCGATAATCTAAAGTTGGGGTGTTCATTTGGCGGTTTGActcaattttaacttttaaaaaatcaaaccTATATAATcatcttttataatattaaaatcaaatcaaaccaatacaTATAAAGGTTTTGATTTTATCGATTTGGTTCGATTATTTTTTCGGGCTATAAATAGTTagaagacacataaaagactTCTAGTAACCCCTTTTTGCTACTGGCATGTACTGTTGTTTGCAGTTCTCCCTCGCCTCCACTAACCAATTTATATATGATGGAtagatattttaatatttttttaatattattttgtcTAATAATGCTTCCTATATTAATTGATCATTATGGCAAATAACTATGGGCAGAAAGTGGGAATTTTATTGTCATTATGGTGACAGTTTGGTCTGTTTCTTTGTTTACTGTTGCAGCATTATCATTTCACTCTTAATGCCATTATTTGGCAAAGTAATCACGTTTCATGACTCCATTTTCAGCTTCCATAACTCCTATTTCATTGGTGATTTGATCTATTAAACATAATAGTTAGTGGTGGTAGAATATGGATATAAGTTCCATATAACTTTCACTTTATTCATCCATTATCCTATTCTTTATGTAGGTGTAACTCATGTAACTCATGAAACCTCTAAGCCATTGATATTCCCTCTTTACCACTATCAATCATTCGTATCTTcattcttatattctttgagcgcaactcttgtccagagttatTGAGTTATTGTGAGAAGACAGTTGTATCctagaggggacaagtcaagaagattactgctggaccgTGAAATAtttgctgcagtgggcttgaatctccttaaagagagagatatccgcgcctcagccgaaaaagaagaagatagtctttttttattttcttcacttgtaattttcagttgtaagtttattgtaatttcaccaacaattttaagtAGATTCAATGGCAACAACTGAAAAATCCACGGATGTCAAGATAGGAGATCTAAACAAGCCATTCCAGTTCAACGGTACTCACTTCAAGAGGTGGAAGGGTAACGTGCttttctacttaagtcttctcAGCGTTTCTTAGGTGTTAGCTGAGAAGAACCCAAATAAAGTAGATAAATCTTCCATGACTAGTGATGAACTTATCTCTCttcaagagaaagttgaaaaatacgaGGGTGACTCCTACAAGTGTCAGTATTTTCTTCTTAATTGTCTATccgataatttttatgattattatgatagaacttactctagtgcaaagaaaatttaaaaagccTTGCAGAGTAAGTATAACATTAAGGAGGCGGGAGCGAAAAAATATGCGGCTAgcagatttttttgttttcaaatgaTGGACAACAAATCAGTGGTGGATCAAGCTCAGGATTTCATAATGATTGTTGGCGAACTCAAGTCCGAGGAATTCAAAATTAGagataaccttattgtttgtggcataattgataaacttctACCTTCGtggaagaaattttaaaaaactatgcgccacaagcaaaagaaaacttctctagagactttgataatgagaatccgcatggaagaagaagcaaggggccaagatgcacttttgcaaatagaagagaacaacatcacactaaaggtaaatttaacttcttcaaataatgctacccctgaaactaacaaaaatacttcTTTGAAGCCGAAGAaggaaaaattcaagaaaaatgatggtagatatcccaaggacaataatggtgaaaacaaccaaacaaaaaatcaacatgtacaaTAAAAAGGACCGTGCTTTATCTGTGGAAAGAGTGGGCATATTGCTCGATTTGCAAATTTCTAAAATGTGGACCTACACCTCAGGCAAACGTTACCGAAGAACTATTTGTGGCATGATAACAGACATTAACATGGTGGAGAATGTTGATGGATAGTGGGCTGACTCGGGTGCAAACCATCATGTCTGTTATGAAAAGACTGGTTTAAAAAATATACCAATTTTGAGGAGCCCAAAACCATCATACTTGGAGATTCACAcacaactcaagtacttggaatgggtGATGTTGAGTTGAGTTTTACTTCTGGGAGGGTATTaatcttaaaagatgtactttatactccttctatgagaaaaaatttgatgtctaaTTTAATTCTTAATAAAGCAGGCTTTaaacagattattgaatctgatcaatatataattgtgaaaaataatatttttgtgggaaaGGGGTATAcatgtgatggtatgttcaaattaaatattgaaatgaataaaacatctacttctatttatatgttgtcttctactaatttttggcatgctcgtttgtgtcatataaatgatcaTTATGTGGGAAttatgagtagtttaggattaattctaGTGATAAAAAAGAACTTTAAAAAATGTGAGGCTTGTAgtaaatccaaaatcataaaaagACCTCATTTTCAATTTGAAAGAAAAACtgaattattagaattagttcatagtGATATTTGTAAACTTGGTAGAATTTTaactgtaagaccctgcaaaatcctaagcttgattcagtcctgtaaaagctagtaaggggtcttagacttagaaaaatttagctaagtgttcatacttagagttattttagccttcgtaagttggtgatcctttttcacgacccttatgacctttaaatatcgatttttaggttaattcatgattagaaatgcagtaggtgttctcggacaagttttaaattttttaaacttcGTTTGAGGCACGTTTTTGAGTCTAAACCAGTGGATCGACGCGATCTTGATGCGCCGCGTCGCCCGTCACCtcgatgagtatttttccctagaTCTCAATGCAAATTCTAATGAGACGACGCGATGCGTCGGCCATAGCATCGACCCTATCGACACGACGCGTCAATCTGCGCGTCGCTAGGCatatttttcagtaattaaaaaagaatccagaggggtatttaggacattttccctattttgaattaGCCCCTAACATACAAAATTCAGCCCTCACAAAGAAAATTAcacttttttctctcaaaatcattcaagaacaaacccaaggGCTATCAACCCAAGATTTAAATCCCAAGGATTGcaccaccaatcttcaagaattcaggcattgaggtatgtcaagtgttcatccaagggttttaagtgttcatccaagggttttcttccacccttggagttcaagaaaccctttttactataagtttatgagtttgatgaatttcatggttgGGTTTGAATGAgatcatgatttccatgttagTGGAGTTCCTAATCCATGATTTGTTGCAAGATTtgtatgaaattatttattatatgtgtttgcattatgagaattcatgttaaaacctttgaattatgaatttggtatttgaaattataatacccccatgttgtttagtattgtgTGCATATACTATGTCCTCCAAGAGTTGGTGGATTGTTCAAGTGAGTTGAATAGTTAAGTCCCATcatattagcatgtatacaagttcatgttatgcaagtgtttatcAAAATGcttcaatgaatgaatgatgatcaagtaattAGTTATAGTATGTCAAGATTATCCTATATCTTATAGTCGATGCTATCgcatcctgggggtatttaatacccgaaaatctagctgtttacctagagctatagtagttacagaatagacTCGGTAGTATCAtgatcagtagtttagtaatcagttcagaaccTAGTAGAGttcaatcagttaacagaatttagtagtattccgtcagttagcGGAATCCAGAGAactcaatttaatttagtcacaCAGAATGAATCAGTAATAGATTAGTCCAGCCTAGCACAGTTTAAAATCTATTCCAGTATctgttcagttgagagtaggattcagcacagagtaaacccaaggatggggactcacctgccagcagagggtatggtctttagaagtagtccttgtgttcaagtactacgtagccagtgtaggttgagacatcaaactaccagttgagggttgatgaggtgtcctacctGCTAGTTGATGGTACCActgttctcattcagagcacctgccagatgagggtgactcaacttgTCTTTATCTGTGGCACgatactggcacccttccaattggggttacaagttggaccccaatttattCAGAaagaggtatgtcggttagatgattacctcccatagtcttagttttagtcttcataatagaactcagttcagttctacagaaatcaggactgtcagacacagtcacttagtttagtatgaaactcagaatagttccatagaatcaggactgtcaaatacaatcactcagttaacAACAATACAGTATCattaaactcagatattagtaaactAGTAATTCTCAACATAGTATCCAGTGTtaccatgacctc
Proteins encoded:
- the LOC107849587 gene encoding nudix hydrolase 18, mitochondrial isoform X2, producing the protein MQIKKSFSMNSRTGRDLQRYNRGCRQVVGCIPYRCKTRDPSSCVQGSPIDDLEFLLISSQKNSRMMFPKGGWEIDESLEEAASRETFEEAGVVGEVVVQEYLGTWSFKSKSQGTFHEGHMFPLRVLEELDEWPEKTIRRRLWVNFSEAREVCWHPWMKEALDVFASKVSKRKEGTQIYHFKELSDESSVVCCS
- the LOC107849587 gene encoding nudix hydrolase 18, mitochondrial isoform X1, which codes for MQIKKSFSMNSRTGRDLQRYNRGCRQVVGCIPYRCKTRDPSSCVQGSPIDDLEFLLISSQKNSRMMFPKVSVYLSIIQYNSIFNMWEMYHSPIKMQGGWEIDESLEEAASRETFEEAGVVGEVVVQEYLGTWSFKSKSQGTFHEGHMFPLRVLEELDEWPEKTIRRRLWVNFSEAREVCWHPWMKEALDVFASKVSKRKEGTQIYHFKELSDESSVVCCS